Proteins encoded together in one Fibrobacter sp. UWB10 window:
- a CDS encoding DUF4153 domain-containing protein, translated as MNLSAIKKYPSQISSAFKRFPLASSFTVLTFLALVIDTEFANFFSTSFARLFLWLGIYPIAATIIALTTALVQESRKNTSQAPQAIASGSWFALSIILVFANLEENTNSAITFVSTISLVYIVSSFGFLLAPFWKQKNENGFWVFLQKNIKALLAAIVVSAILLGAIEGLVFGFSELFDADPDEDIYLYIFYFCSSIVAPILFFSGIPSIDECLEEPPALSKFASSTIRFLFIPVLSIGTLLFYGYIFKFIALWDLPLTTASYFVTGFMIYLLVLITVMYPARLVPKPTIETRLLKIFPAACIPLVVLMSIDIYNMIELFGIEIEYVYAIAINIFFYAIIAVFLIDKIKRKSRFIAIIFCALFFVSTNSPINAFKITHHVWMNNIKKELANQGYNKFPLNEEDTKNFIYTLKGRKDKESEQILGELFSIEESTTKELQEFFTTTKKSLKDLDHSYQLVSDPEDDDSFDPFRAYINLPDNTPLTVPTWAKKALIVDHFYNHDEFEFSEDSLFFRYKPEHEEEDADTTVYSFKISREELKKAEKTTIESNEATLELQYLATEEWSKDNRSLQMRGILFLK; from the coding sequence ATGAATTTATCAGCAATCAAAAAATATCCGAGCCAAATTTCGAGTGCGTTCAAGCGGTTTCCGCTGGCATCGTCATTCACCGTTCTCACGTTCCTTGCGCTCGTTATTGACACCGAATTCGCGAATTTCTTTAGCACCAGTTTTGCTCGACTGTTCTTGTGGCTGGGCATTTACCCCATTGCTGCTACAATCATTGCCCTCACAACAGCGCTGGTGCAGGAATCTCGAAAAAATACAAGCCAGGCGCCCCAAGCCATTGCAAGCGGCTCATGGTTTGCGCTTTCTATCATACTCGTTTTTGCCAACTTAGAAGAAAATACAAATAGTGCTATCACTTTTGTAAGCACCATTTCTCTTGTCTATATAGTCTCGTCTTTTGGATTTTTGCTTGCCCCCTTCTGGAAACAGAAAAACGAAAACGGATTCTGGGTGTTCCTGCAAAAGAACATCAAAGCCCTCCTCGCAGCCATTGTCGTATCGGCCATATTGCTTGGCGCCATCGAAGGTCTTGTCTTTGGATTTTCAGAACTGTTCGACGCAGACCCTGACGAAGACATTTACCTTTACATCTTCTATTTCTGTTCAAGCATTGTTGCCCCCATCTTGTTCTTTTCTGGAATTCCTTCTATCGATGAATGCCTTGAAGAACCGCCTGCTCTGAGCAAGTTTGCATCGAGCACCATCCGATTCCTTTTTATTCCGGTGCTTTCTATTGGAACGCTACTCTTTTACGGCTACATTTTCAAGTTCATTGCCTTGTGGGACTTGCCGCTCACCACAGCGTCTTACTTTGTCACGGGATTCATGATTTACCTGCTGGTACTTATCACCGTCATGTACCCTGCGCGCCTCGTTCCAAAGCCGACTATTGAAACTAGGCTCCTGAAAATATTCCCTGCCGCCTGCATTCCTCTTGTTGTCCTGATGTCTATTGACATCTATAACATGATAGAGCTATTCGGCATTGAAATAGAATACGTTTACGCCATCGCCATTAACATTTTCTTTTACGCCATTATCGCAGTCTTCTTGATTGACAAAATCAAACGCAAGTCCCGATTCATCGCAATCATTTTCTGCGCGCTGTTCTTTGTTTCAACAAATTCGCCCATCAATGCTTTCAAGATTACCCACCACGTCTGGATGAACAACATCAAGAAGGAACTTGCCAATCAAGGCTACAACAAGTTCCCGCTAAACGAAGAAGACACTAAGAACTTCATTTATACACTCAAAGGCCGCAAAGACAAAGAATCGGAACAAATCTTAGGAGAGCTGTTCTCGATAGAGGAATCAACGACTAAAGAATTGCAAGAGTTCTTTACGACTACCAAAAAATCTCTAAAAGACCTCGATCACTCCTACCAATTGGTGTCCGATCCGGAAGATGATGATTCATTCGATCCATTCAGGGCATACATCAACCTGCCCGACAATACGCCGCTCACGGTACCTACATGGGCAAAAAAGGCGCTAATTGTAGACCATTTTTATAATCATGATGAATTTGAATTCAGTGAAGACTCGTTATTCTTCCGTTACAAGCCGGAACACGAGGAAGAAGACGCCGATACCACTGTCTACAGCTTCAAAATCAGCCGAGAAGAACTGAAAAAAGCCGAAAAAACGACCATCGAATCCAACGAAGCGACCTTGGAGCTACAATATCTGGCTACCGAAGAATGGTCCAAAGACAACCGTTCGCTCCAGATGCGTGGAATTCTGTTCCTAAAATAA
- the ahcY gene encoding adenosylhomocysteinase, with protein sequence MEYKIKDINLAIEGRKELDLAETEMPGLMALRKEYAGKKPLAGARIMGSLHMTVQTAILIETLVDLGADVRWVSCNIFSTQDNAAAAVVVGKKGTVENPQGVPVFAWKGESLEDYWENTARALVWPDGKTPDLIVDDGGDATMLVTCGAEFEDAGKVPEFNPATDSEEWGVFLATCRKIFEKDPKQWTRAREALKGVSEETTTGVHRLYQMAQAGRLKFPAINVNDSVTKSKFDNLYGCRHSLIDGINRATDVMMAGKIAVVCGYGDVGKGCAQSLRGQGARVIITEIDPICALQAAMEGYEVKTLDEVVSYADIFVTTTGNTGIISAAQMEKMKNRAIVGNIGHFDNEIDMAGLKKIPGIKRNEIKPQYDEWIFADGHSILILAEGRLLNLGCATGHPSFVMSASFTNQTIAQIDLWLNAQGKQTVAGIKYESGVVYTLPKILDEKVARLHLEKLGVHLTTLTKAQADYIGVPVEGPYKADHYRY encoded by the coding sequence ATGGAATACAAAATTAAGGACATTAACCTTGCGATTGAAGGCCGCAAGGAACTCGACCTCGCTGAAACTGAAATGCCGGGCCTGATGGCTCTCCGCAAGGAATATGCAGGCAAGAAGCCGCTCGCTGGTGCCCGTATTATGGGTAGCCTCCACATGACCGTGCAGACCGCTATCCTCATCGAAACGCTCGTGGACCTCGGTGCCGACGTGCGCTGGGTGAGCTGCAACATCTTCAGTACGCAGGACAACGCTGCCGCCGCCGTGGTGGTGGGCAAGAAGGGCACTGTGGAAAATCCGCAGGGCGTGCCTGTGTTCGCCTGGAAGGGTGAATCCTTGGAAGACTACTGGGAAAACACCGCCCGCGCCCTCGTGTGGCCCGACGGCAAGACCCCGGACCTGATCGTGGACGACGGTGGCGACGCTACCATGCTCGTGACCTGCGGTGCCGAATTCGAAGACGCCGGCAAGGTGCCTGAATTCAACCCGGCTACCGACAGCGAAGAATGGGGCGTGTTCCTCGCTACTTGCCGTAAGATTTTCGAAAAGGATCCGAAGCAGTGGACCCGCGCTCGCGAAGCTTTGAAGGGCGTTTCCGAAGAAACCACTACCGGCGTGCATCGCCTTTACCAGATGGCTCAGGCTGGCCGTCTGAAGTTCCCGGCAATCAACGTGAACGATTCCGTGACCAAGTCCAAGTTCGACAACCTCTACGGCTGCCGCCACTCCTTGATCGACGGTATCAACCGCGCCACTGACGTGATGATGGCTGGTAAGATTGCTGTGGTTTGCGGCTACGGCGACGTGGGTAAGGGCTGCGCCCAGTCTCTGCGTGGTCAGGGCGCTCGCGTGATCATCACCGAAATCGACCCGATTTGCGCTCTGCAGGCTGCCATGGAAGGCTACGAAGTCAAGACCCTCGACGAAGTCGTTAGCTACGCCGACATCTTCGTGACCACCACCGGTAACACCGGCATCATTAGCGCCGCCCAGATGGAAAAGATGAAGAACCGCGCTATCGTGGGCAACATCGGTCACTTCGACAACGAAATTGACATGGCCGGCCTCAAGAAAATTCCGGGCATCAAGCGCAACGAAATCAAGCCGCAGTACGACGAATGGATTTTCGCCGACGGTCACAGCATCCTTATCCTCGCTGAAGGCCGCTTGCTGAACCTCGGCTGCGCTACTGGTCACCCGAGCTTCGTGATGAGCGCAAGCTTCACGAACCAGACCATCGCTCAGATTGACCTGTGGCTCAACGCTCAGGGCAAGCAGACTGTCGCTGGAATCAAGTACGAAAGCGGTGTCGTGTACACGCTCCCGAAGATTCTCGACGAAAAGGTCGCACGTCTGCACCTCGAAAAGCTCGGCGTTCACCTGACGACCCTCACCAAGGCCCAGGCCGACTACATCGGCGTGCCTGTTGAAGGCCCGTACAAAGCTGATCACTACCGTTATTAA
- a CDS encoding SGNH/GDSL hydrolase family protein — MPENYSKWVACWGNATSITDRKEATYAKDLTLRYPIRACFSGNKLRFHFSNLTGTEPVTISEAYVAHAASNSPDYSPVAITFCGNTSGTIPAGEEILSDEIAFNVCAGDTLDVSLYFAGFTQMNAGTAITGPLSGGKYSYGNFAKSVALPDDLTRNTNWIYFLNTIDIFTEEKNFALVCFGDSITAQDWPDYLTLRCARDGFNNVSIIRRAVSGTRILREYSCITYAAYGLKGATRFPIEMNVAGAKSVIIQHGINDIIHPVGVEVNKFRPWSDMPTADDLINGVRTLYVSHARKLGLKIYSGTLLPILGWRTYNENRDIIRMAFNEWLRTAPDFDGCVDFDKAVRGYDNPKAFANNFDSGDHLHPSAKAYEAMAECVPEELLK; from the coding sequence ATGCCAGAGAACTATTCGAAATGGGTGGCTTGCTGGGGCAACGCTACCTCTATTACCGACCGCAAAGAAGCCACTTACGCAAAAGACTTAACGCTTCGCTACCCGATTCGCGCATGCTTTTCGGGCAACAAGTTGCGGTTTCATTTTTCGAACCTCACCGGCACAGAACCCGTGACCATCAGCGAAGCGTATGTCGCACACGCCGCTTCGAATTCGCCGGATTATTCTCCGGTTGCAATCACGTTCTGCGGCAACACTTCTGGCACCATCCCCGCTGGCGAAGAAATCTTGAGCGACGAAATCGCATTCAATGTATGCGCAGGCGACACGCTCGATGTCAGCCTGTACTTCGCAGGCTTTACGCAGATGAACGCAGGCACGGCAATCACGGGCCCGCTTTCGGGCGGCAAGTATAGCTACGGCAATTTTGCGAAGTCGGTCGCACTCCCCGATGATTTAACGCGCAATACAAACTGGATTTATTTCCTGAACACCATCGACATTTTCACCGAAGAAAAGAATTTTGCTTTGGTGTGTTTTGGCGATTCGATTACGGCGCAAGACTGGCCCGACTACCTGACGCTGCGTTGCGCACGCGATGGATTCAACAATGTATCCATCATTCGCCGCGCTGTAAGTGGCACCCGCATTTTGCGCGAATACAGTTGCATTACTTACGCCGCTTATGGACTCAAGGGCGCTACGCGATTCCCGATTGAAATGAATGTGGCAGGCGCCAAAAGCGTCATTATTCAGCACGGCATTAACGACATCATTCACCCGGTCGGTGTCGAGGTCAACAAGTTCCGCCCGTGGAGCGACATGCCCACCGCAGACGACTTGATTAACGGTGTGCGTACGCTTTACGTGTCGCATGCACGTAAACTCGGGCTCAAGATTTACAGCGGAACGCTGCTCCCGATTTTAGGCTGGCGCACTTACAACGAAAACCGCGACATTATTCGCATGGCATTCAATGAATGGCTGCGCACCGCCCCGGATTTCGATGGCTGCGTTGATTTTGACAAGGCCGTGCGCGGTTACGACAACCCGAAGGCATTCGCAAACAATTTTGATTCGGGCGACCATTTGCACCCAAGCGCCAAGGCTTACGAAGCCATGGCGGAATGCGTTCCCGAAGAATTGTTAAAGTAA
- a CDS encoding DUF3392 family protein yields the protein MQPYIHQFANYLRFHMDSISVGLVATLLIIYGGYINNYFKKITRSIPFLGRFVLFVILCSAGYAFLTSQLVKLLKMFLRGQPDLPLIGIVATAFLILAFCARSGKDI from the coding sequence ATGCAGCCTTATATTCATCAGTTTGCGAATTATCTACGCTTTCACATGGATTCGATTTCTGTGGGGCTTGTCGCCACACTTTTGATTATTTACGGCGGCTACATCAACAACTACTTCAAAAAAATCACCCGTAGCATTCCCTTTTTGGGGCGCTTTGTCTTATTTGTAATTCTGTGTAGCGCAGGCTATGCATTCTTGACATCGCAATTGGTGAAACTCTTGAAAATGTTTTTGCGCGGGCAGCCCGACTTGCCGCTTATCGGCATTGTCGCCACCGCATTTCTTATTCTTGCATTTTGTGCCCGCAGCGGGAAAGACATCTGA
- a CDS encoding lipid II flippase MurJ: MNKAAIIVAVSMLLSRVLGIFREMLLAHAAGVSLEKNALDLAFMIPDILNHVVSTGFLSIIFIPIFTGYKVAGDEKGGWKFFSNVLNTFGIALLILVVPAFIWMKELLQLLTVEGATPELIERAAYYGRIILPGQVFIFVGSILVAVQHTRKQFLIPSLTGLIYNVAIVGGGALGLALEKFTGTEYGLEGFAWGVPVGAFIGFFALQILGARRGGVHYELLVQPTHPDIVRYFKMMLPMSLGVGSMFGLEFIIRSFGANFGTSGISSLNYAYRVMYTLVAVFGFSVSVTSYPDMARLVKEGDFGQLNRKIWKSLSRMFCILIPAVVAVWALSFPAVRILFERGAFQRETTEAISEILRWYLPVSLGLCLQAVLVRSFYACERMWVPTLLNTGIFAATIPAYILLGAPEVGLGIKSVPIIGATGALLQVISMIFMWAKKNGTDGMKDALLNMARALVAFGIMIAAAVGLDRVSGAFVREANFVVLVVYACAAGILLFTLTLIIQRYLGSKDAKDILNELLGKVLRKLHLAH, from the coding sequence ATGAACAAAGCCGCTATTATCGTTGCCGTTTCAATGCTCCTGAGCCGCGTACTCGGAATTTTCCGCGAAATGCTTTTGGCGCATGCCGCGGGCGTGTCACTCGAAAAAAACGCGCTTGACCTTGCGTTCATGATTCCAGACATTTTGAATCACGTGGTGAGTACCGGATTTTTGTCCATCATTTTTATCCCGATTTTTACGGGTTACAAGGTAGCCGGCGACGAGAAAGGCGGTTGGAAATTCTTCAGCAATGTGCTGAATACTTTCGGAATTGCTCTCCTGATTTTGGTGGTGCCCGCATTTATTTGGATGAAGGAACTTTTGCAGCTCTTGACAGTCGAGGGAGCCACGCCGGAACTGATTGAGCGCGCCGCTTACTATGGCCGCATCATTTTGCCGGGCCAGGTTTTCATTTTTGTCGGAAGTATTTTGGTCGCGGTGCAGCACACACGTAAGCAGTTCTTGATTCCGTCACTGACGGGCCTGATTTACAACGTGGCAATTGTGGGCGGCGGCGCTTTGGGACTCGCGCTCGAAAAGTTCACCGGCACGGAATACGGCTTGGAAGGTTTTGCCTGGGGCGTGCCGGTAGGCGCCTTCATCGGATTCTTTGCCTTGCAAATTTTAGGCGCCCGGCGTGGCGGCGTGCATTACGAACTTTTGGTGCAGCCCACTCACCCCGATATCGTTCGCTACTTCAAGATGATGCTTCCGATGTCGCTTGGCGTGGGTTCCATGTTCGGCCTTGAATTTATTATCAGAAGCTTTGGCGCAAACTTCGGCACCAGCGGCATTTCGAGCTTGAACTATGCATACCGCGTGATGTACACGCTGGTCGCAGTCTTTGGATTCTCGGTTTCTGTCACGAGCTACCCTGACATGGCCCGCCTTGTTAAGGAAGGCGATTTCGGCCAGCTGAATCGCAAGATTTGGAAGAGCCTTTCGCGCATGTTCTGCATCTTGATTCCGGCCGTAGTTGCTGTGTGGGCTTTGAGTTTTCCGGCGGTGCGAATCCTGTTTGAACGCGGAGCCTTCCAGCGTGAAACCACCGAAGCAATTTCCGAAATTCTGCGCTGGTATTTGCCGGTGAGCCTTGGCCTTTGCTTGCAAGCCGTGCTTGTGCGTAGCTTCTATGCCTGCGAACGCATGTGGGTGCCGACGCTTTTGAATACGGGCATTTTTGCCGCGACCATTCCTGCCTACATTCTGCTAGGCGCGCCTGAAGTGGGTCTCGGCATCAAGAGTGTGCCGATTATCGGCGCCACCGGCGCCTTGTTGCAAGTGATTTCGATGATTTTCATGTGGGCTAAAAAGAACGGCACAGACGGCATGAAAGACGCCCTCTTGAATATGGCCCGCGCCTTGGTCGCCTTCGGTATCATGATTGCAGCCGCTGTCGGACTTGACCGCGTCTCCGGCGCATTCGTGCGCGAAGCAAACTTCGTCGTACTCGTTGTATACGCCTGCGCCGCTGGCATTTTACTCTTCACGCTCACGCTGATTATCCAGCGTTACCTCGGAAGCAAAGATGCCAAGGATATTCTCAACGAACTCCTTGGCAAAGTTTTGCGTAAGCTACATCTCGCTCACTAA